One segment of Niabella beijingensis DNA contains the following:
- a CDS encoding GNAT family N-acetyltransferase encodes MDNLNQEIIVRVAEAADKKYAIIITDEMEASAKARGTGIAKRSPEYIEKKIDEGKAVIALTSKGEWVGFCYIETWSHGEYVANSGLIVAPHFRKSGVAKQIKQTIFRLSRKMFPEAKIFGLTTGLAVMKINSELGYEPVTYSELTQDEQFWAGCKSCVNYEILMSKDRKNCMCTAMLYDPKDHYEPEETKAFFEENKTGLERLQRLKQWKFLKAFRKKDKTGTGSGTLKSFFNLFH; translated from the coding sequence GTGGACAATCTCAATCAGGAAATTATCGTAAGAGTAGCGGAAGCTGCTGATAAAAAATATGCTATCATTATTACGGACGAAATGGAAGCGTCGGCAAAAGCCCGGGGAACCGGCATTGCAAAAAGAAGTCCGGAATATATCGAAAAAAAGATCGATGAGGGTAAAGCCGTTATAGCGCTTACCAGCAAAGGGGAATGGGTCGGTTTCTGCTACATAGAAACCTGGAGCCACGGGGAATATGTAGCCAACTCAGGACTGATCGTTGCGCCTCATTTCCGTAAAAGCGGAGTGGCCAAACAGATCAAACAGACCATTTTCCGGCTCAGCCGTAAAATGTTCCCGGAAGCAAAGATCTTCGGACTCACCACCGGTCTGGCCGTGATGAAGATCAACAGCGAGCTGGGGTATGAGCCGGTTACTTACTCGGAGCTTACCCAGGACGAGCAGTTCTGGGCAGGATGCAAAAGCTGTGTGAACTATGAGATCCTGATGAGCAAAGACCGGAAGAACTGTATGTGCACGGCCATGCTCTATGACCCCAAGGATCATTACGAACCCGAAGAGACCAAGGCGTTTTTTGAAGAAAACAAAACCGGGCTCGAACGGCTCCAGCGGTTGAAACAATGGAAATTCCTGAAAGCATTCCGGAAAAAAGACAAGACCGGAACCGGATCAGGAACATTAAAATCATTCTTTAACTTATTTCATTAA
- a CDS encoding cupin domain-containing protein — protein MPTKENKVVHQQQPISAYAWGVNCNAYVLSGSEHFSVKKESIPSGSGEQFLLHHKATQFFYILEGTASFEIDGAAFEVNAGQGIEIFPGQAHRISNNKEQLLEFIVYSTPSTDQDRLNLHS, from the coding sequence ATGCCCACGAAGGAAAATAAAGTAGTTCATCAGCAGCAGCCGATTTCCGCGTATGCCTGGGGAGTCAACTGTAACGCATATGTACTTTCCGGCAGTGAACATTTTTCGGTGAAAAAAGAATCCATTCCTTCCGGAAGCGGGGAACAGTTCCTCCTGCATCATAAAGCCACACAATTCTTTTACATCCTTGAAGGAACGGCCTCTTTTGAGATTGATGGAGCTGCATTTGAAGTGAACGCCGGACAGGGCATTGAGATCTTTCCGGGTCAGGCGCACCGGATCTCCAACAATAAGGAGCAGCTGCTTGAATTTATTGTATATTCGACTCCTTCAACAGATCAGGATCGTTTAAATTTGCATTCATAA
- the argG gene encoding argininosuccinate synthase, whose amino-acid sequence MAKKVVLGFSGGLDTSFCVKYLTDEKGYEVHSIIVNTGGFSEDELKKIEEHAKKLGVKSHKTVNAVKNYYDSIIRYLVYGNVLKNNTYPLSVSAERLSQALHIANYAREINADAIAHGSTGAGNDQVRFDMVFHIMVPELEIITPIRDMNLSRASEVEYLKGKGVDMNFEKSVYSINKGLWGTSVGGKETLSSNGYLPEDAWPTPVTKTDTEAVTLVFENGELKKVNDEEFDHPTEAIQFLQQLAGPYGIGRDIHVGDTIIGIKGRVGFEAAAPMLIIKAHHALEKHVLSKWQLQWKDQIAQFYGTWLHEGQILDPVMRDIEAYLESSQRNVTGTVFLQLHPYRYQVLGIESPYDLMNNAFGSYGEANRSFTGEDVKGFTRIFGNQTSIYHQIKENAHEGK is encoded by the coding sequence ATGGCCAAAAAAGTTGTATTGGGTTTTAGTGGCGGTTTGGACACTTCTTTTTGTGTAAAATACCTGACCGATGAAAAGGGATACGAAGTGCACAGCATTATCGTGAACACAGGAGGTTTCAGCGAAGACGAATTAAAAAAGATCGAGGAGCACGCAAAAAAGCTGGGCGTAAAATCGCACAAAACCGTTAATGCTGTAAAAAACTACTACGACTCCATTATCCGTTATCTGGTTTACGGAAACGTATTAAAGAACAACACCTACCCGCTCAGCGTATCCGCAGAGCGTTTGAGCCAGGCGCTTCATATTGCCAATTATGCACGTGAGATCAATGCCGATGCGATTGCGCACGGAAGTACCGGCGCCGGTAACGACCAGGTACGTTTTGATATGGTGTTTCACATAATGGTGCCCGAACTGGAGATCATCACTCCTATCCGGGACATGAACCTCAGCCGCGCCTCAGAGGTGGAATACCTCAAAGGAAAAGGTGTTGATATGAATTTTGAAAAATCGGTGTATTCCATCAATAAAGGATTGTGGGGTACCAGCGTGGGGGGTAAGGAAACATTATCCTCAAACGGGTACCTGCCGGAAGATGCCTGGCCCACGCCTGTTACCAAAACAGACACAGAAGCCGTAACACTTGTATTTGAAAACGGCGAACTGAAAAAGGTAAATGACGAGGAATTTGATCATCCTACAGAAGCCATCCAGTTCCTGCAGCAACTGGCGGGTCCTTACGGAATAGGACGCGACATCCATGTAGGTGATACCATCATCGGTATCAAGGGCCGGGTGGGTTTTGAGGCAGCGGCTCCTATGTTGATCATTAAAGCACACCATGCACTGGAAAAGCATGTTTTAAGCAAATGGCAGCTGCAATGGAAAGACCAGATCGCTCAGTTCTACGGAACCTGGCTGCACGAAGGACAGATCCTGGATCCGGTAATGCGGGATATTGAAGCCTACCTGGAAAGCAGCCAGCGCAATGTAACCGGAACGGTTTTTCTTCAGCTGCACCCTTACCGTTACCAGGTACTGGGTATTGAAAGCCCTTATGATCTGATGAATAATGCATTTGGCAGCTATGGTGAAGCAAACAGGAGTTTTACGGGAGAGGATGTAAAAGGCTTTACTAGGATCTTTGGCAATCAGACGTCCATCTACCATCAGATAAAAGAAAATGCCCACGAAGGAAAATAA